One genomic window of Punica granatum isolate Tunisia-2019 chromosome 1, ASM765513v2, whole genome shotgun sequence includes the following:
- the LOC116214373 gene encoding putative F-box/LRR-repeat protein 23 has product MLDRSVSWTVHRRARTVGPVRQPSSSSVSLWKLTAWTVAFPSPCFTDALHRNPHIDRRRDSGSSRRFPTMSSSAEEPSCNWLELPRDITAAILQRIGVVEILSNAQCVCTQWWSICREPSMWRTIYMGSEAYPWEREHHRHLESMCRQAVDRSCGGLVDISILYFGTDELLTHIAASCTQIKRLCLVSCIGFSKGTISEIASKLSMLEDLELSYCSLLEETLEAVGRHCPHLKSLKYNCHGYYNGYCFRIPYIGEDKGAHAIAKTMPELRQLQLVGNILTNVGLEAILNGCPHLEFLDLRQCLSLNLDGKLGKRCAERIKDLRRPLDSTHDYEQRAELEDDYSSDEDTSLQTSMTMVSTMAVT; this is encoded by the exons ATGCTGGACCGGTCTGTTTCATGGACGGTTCACCGTCGAGCTCGAACCGTCGGCCCGGTTCGGCagccttcttcctcttctgtCAGCTTGTGGAAACTGACGGCATGGACTGTCGCATTTCCATCTCCCTGCTTCACCGACGCCCTCCACAGAAACCCTCACATAGACCGCCGGCGTGACTCCGGCTCGTCGCGGCGGTTCCCGACCATGTCGTCCTCCGCCGAGGAACCGTCTTGCAACTGGCTGGAGCTGCCGCGGGACATCACGGCGGCGATTCTGCAGAGGATTGGGGTAGTCGAGATCCTGAGCAACGCGCAGTGTGTGTGCACCCAGTGGTGGAGCATCTGCAGGGAGCCTTCCATGTGGAGAACCATCTACATGGGCAGTGAAGCCTATCCCTGGGAGCGGGAGCACCACAGGCATTTGGAAAGTATGTGCAGGCAGGCGGTCGATCGCAGCTGCGGCGGGTTGGTCGATATCAGTATTTTGTATTTCGGCACCGATGAACTCCTCACCCATATCGCTGCTAG CTGCACACAAATCAAACGCCTTTGCCTAGTGTCCTGCATCGGTTTTTCAAAAGGAACAATCTCTGAAATTGCTTCAAAACTCTCAATGCTGGAGGACCTGGAGCTCTCTTACTGCTCGTTATTGGAGGAAACTCTTGAAGCTGTGGGACGCCACTGCCCTCACCTTAAGTCCCTGAAATATAACTGTCACGGTTACTACAACGGTTACTGCTTCCGCATCCCCTACATTGGAGAAGACAAGGGAGCACACGCTATAGCAAAGACCATGCCCGAGCTTCGGCAGCTCCAACTTGTTGGAAACATCCTGACTAACGTGGGCCTGGAGGCAATTCTCAATGGCTGCCCCCACCTTGAGTTCCTCGACCTGCGCCAGTGTTTAAGCCTCAACCTCGATGGCAAGTTGGGGAAGCGATGTGCTGAGCGGATCAAGGATTTAAGGCGGCCCTTGGACTCAACCCATGACTATGAACAACGCGCGGAGCTGGAGGACGATTATTCCTCTGATGAAGACACTTCTCTGCAGACGAGCATGACTATGGTTTCGACCATGGCAGTTACTTGA
- the LOC116192074 gene encoding F-box protein SKIP19-like, protein MSSSAEEPSGNWPELPRDLTAAILLRLGAIEILNTAQRVCTQWRSICKEPSMWRTIDMPNGGDLWDTGEDLDVMCRHAVDRSCGGLVDIRIENFCTDELLNYITASCTQIKRLRLVRCYYVSDEGLSEAAAKLPMLEDLELSYCSFSEEALEAVGCHCRRLKSLKLNSQGFRYPHIEVDEGAQAVAKTMPELRQLQLFGNKLTNVGLKAILDGCPHLEFLDLRQCFNINLSGKLGKQCAERIKDLRQPLDSTHDYEYGAELEEDLSIDEEYPSGISDIEVVSDYDYDNYFSGCEYDDSYSSCEDFDYD, encoded by the exons ATGTCGTCCTCCGCCGAGGAACCGTCTGGTAACTGGCCGGAGCTGCCGCGGGACCTCACGGCAGCCATTCTGCTGAGGCTCGGTGCAATCGAGATCCTGAACACCGCTCAGCGGGTGTGCACCCAGTGGCGGAGCATCTGCAAGGAGCCTTCCATGTGGAGAACCATCGACATGCCCAATGGAGGCGATCTCTGGGACACGGGAGAGGATTTGGACGTCATGTGCAGGCACGCCGTCGATCGCAGCTGCGGCGGCTTGGTTGATATCCGTATCGAGAATTTCTGCACCGATGAACTCCTGAACTATATCACTGCTAG CTGCACTCAAATCAAACGCCTTCGGCTAGTACGCTGCTACTATGTTTCAGATGAAGGATTGTCTGAAGCTGCTGCAAAACTCCCAATGCTGGAGGACCTGGAACTCTCATACTGTTCGTTCTCTGAGGAAGCTCTTGAAGCTGTGGGATGCCACTGCCGTCGCCTTAAGTCCCTGAAACTTAACAGCCAAGGTTTCCGGTACCCACACATTGAAGTAGACGAGGGAGCACAGGCTGTAGCGAAGACCATGCCCGAGCTTCGGCAACTCCAGCTCTTTGGAAACAAGCTGACTAACGTGGGCCTGAAGGCGATTCTCGATGGCTGCCCCCACCTTGAGTTCCTCGACCTGCGCCAGTGTTTTAACATCAACCTCAGTGGCAAGTTGGGGAAGCAATGTGCTGAGCGGATCAAGGATTTAAGGCAGCCCTTGGACTCAACCCATGATTATGAATACGGCGCGGAGCTTGAGGAAGATCTTTCTATTGACGAAGAATACCCCTCTGGCATTTCAGATATTGAAGTGGTGTCGGACTATGACTATGACAATTATTTCTCTGGATGCGAGTATGATGACAGTTACTCAAGCTGCGAGGATTTTGACTATGATTGA
- the LOC116214568 gene encoding F-box protein At4g35733-like — protein MSDPPERSVDWTLLPEGLLGSVLQKLPSVHDYVRFASVCKNWLTVARHQSNERLGDATRRQLPLLLMPTADNSETHRALYDVARGRVLGSRWHVPYNMRCCGSSFGWLIFAEETLELILFNPSFGETIRLPRVIRPPTKEEIGDSYYNHEYEFAKVVLSADPSMAPDTYEVAVLNELTGSILFFRSGDEVWLNIGTPEEDGQFQDIIYYRGRLYATNGRGLVLSFEFHRGDNHPKDSSALARTIADLTLRGDPDKSYLAESLSGHLLLVRRFMNDYLSGFAGGVFEIGGNEYKFDSDKQPLTSSFHVYKLIPVTEDEHGLGHCHSKRLTMLADEALFLGHCHSMSVSASEYPGCKPNSVYFMDDYLDDPPPYQPLGAIDIGVFSLEDEHIERLNLIDPSQSHMPPPIWIAPKAKIS, from the coding sequence ATGTCGGACCCGCCGGAGCGCTCCGTGGACTGGACCTTGCTACCCGAGGGACTCCTCGGCTCGGTCCTTCAAAAGCTTCCAAGCGTCCATGACTATGTCCGGTTCGCCTCTGTATGCAAGAACTGGCTCACAGTCGCTCGCCATCAGAGCAACGAACGGCTTGGGGATGCCACCCGGAGACAGCTTCCTCTGCTGCTGATGCCCACGGCAGACAACAGCGAGACGCACCGCGCCCTGTACGATGTAGCTCGGGGCAGGGTCCTTGGGTCCCGTTGGCACGTGCCTTATAACATGAGGTGCTGCGGGTCGTCGTTTGGATGGTTGATCTTTGCCGAGGAGACCCTCGAGCTGATTCTCTTCAACCCCTCGTTCGGGGAGACCATCCGCCTCCCTCGAGTCATTAGGCCACCGACCAAGGAAGAAATCGGTGACTCGTACTACAACCATGAGTATGAGTTTGCTAAAGTGGTCCTCTCTGCAGACCCATCCATGGCCCCGGACACCTATGAGGTCGCAGTCCTGAACGAGTTAACCGGGAGCATCTTATTCTTCCGATCGGGAGACGAAGTGTGGCTCAATATTGGCACTCCGGAGGAAGATGGGCAGTTTCAGGACATTATCTACTACAGGGGCAGACTCTATGCGACTAACGGGCGTGGCTTGGTGCTCTCCTTCGAGTTCCACAGGGGGGACAACCACCCAAAGGACTCGTCGGCTCTAGCGCGTACTATCGCCGATCTGACTCTTAGGGGTGATCCTGATAAGTCCTACCTAGCGGAATCTCTTTCAGGCCATCTTTTGCTCGTCAGGAGGTTCATGAATGATTATCTGAGTGGCTTTGCTGGTGGTGTATTTGAGATCGGAGGCAATGAGTACAAGTTCGACTCGGATAAACAGCCACTCACATCGAGCTTCCATGTTTACAAGCTTATTCCCGTGACGGAGGACGAGCACGGTCTAGGCCATTGCCATTCAAAGCGTTTGACGATGCTTGCTGATGAAGCTCTCTTTCTAGGGCACTGCCACTCAATGTCGGTCTCGGCGTCAGAATACCCAGGCTGCAAGCCCAACTCGGTTTACTTCATGGACGATTACCTGGACGACCCACCGCCATATCAGCCCCTTGGAGCAATTGACATTGGCGTGTTCAGCCTCGAAGATGAGCACATCGAGCGGCTTAACCTGATAGATCCATCCCAGAGCCACATGCCACCACCGATTTGGATTGCACCGAAAGCTAAGATTAGTTAA
- the LOC116192979 gene encoding uncharacterized protein LOC116192979, with protein sequence MEAATATATALLIARISPSGACRPLLPHSAFSRPNPLSSLFRSSSPDRTFASSPSISARLRVHASSVIGAPREAMEVSTTVGQNDLLIVGPGVLGRLVAEKWREEHPDSHIYGQTVTTDHHDELIKMGIKPSLTGTETSLRFPYVIFCAPPSRTPDYPGDVRQAALSWNGEGSFLFTSSSAPYDCNNNGDCDEDTPDVPIGRSSRTDVLLKAEKVVLEFGGCVVRLAGLYKADRGAHIYWLEKGTSEIRPDHILNLIHYEDAASLSITILKKQLRGRIFLGCDNHPVSRQDVMDIVEKSGKFSKKFQGFTGTSDPLGKKLNNSRTREELGWEPKYKSFAHFLGVSD encoded by the exons ATGGAAGCAGCTACCGCAACTGCAACGGCGCTCCTCATAGCTCGCATTTCACCCTCCGGCGCGTGTCGTCCACTCCTCCCGCATTCCGCCTTCAGCCGCCCGAATCCGCTCTCGTCGCTCTTCCGGAGCTCCAGCCCCGACAGGACCTTCGCATCGTCGCCGTCCATTTCTGCACGCCTTCGAGTCCACGCTTCCTCCGTCATCG GTGCGCCGCGGGAAGCAATGGAGGTCTCCACCACTGTAGGACAGAATGATCTGCTGATTGTTGGGCCAGGAGTCCTTGGCCGCTTGGTCGCCGAGAAGTGGCGGGAG GAGCATCCAGACTCTCACATATATGGGCAGACAGTGACTACTGATCACCATGATGAATTGATTAAAATGGGAATCAAACCATCCTTGACTGGAACAGAGACATCCCTACGGTTTCCTTATGTTATTTTCTGTGCACCGCCCTCGCGAACTCCCGATTACCCTGGTGATGTGAG ACAGGCTGCTTTGAGCTGGAATGGAGAAGGTTCTTTCCTATTTACATCAAGCTCTGCTCCGTATGATTGCAACAATAATGGAGACTGCGACGAG GATACTCCTGATGTTCCCATTGGTAGGAGCTCAAGGACTGACGTTCTTCTAAAAGCTGAGAAAGTTGTGCTGGAATTTGGTGGTTGTGTTGTCCGACTAGCTGGGCTTTAC AAAGCAGATAGAGGTGCCCACATCTATTGGCTTGAGAAAGGGACTTCTGAAATCCGCCCTGACCACATCCTAAATCTTATACATTACGAG GATGCTGCTTCCCTCTCGATCACGATCTTAAAGAAGCAGCTCCGTGGCAGGATTTTCTTGGGCTGTGACAATCACCCAGTGTCAAG GCAGGATGTGATGGACATTGTGGAGAAAAGTGGAAAGTTCTCGAAGAAGTTCCAAGGTTTCACAG GCACTTCTGATCCTTTAGGTAAGAAACTGAACAACTCGAGGACTCGCGAAGAGTTAGGTTGGGAACCCAAATACAAGAGTTTCGCTCACTTCCTCGGAGTATCCGACTGA